One window of the Halictus rubicundus isolate RS-2024b chromosome 6, iyHalRubi1_principal, whole genome shotgun sequence genome contains the following:
- the Glnrs gene encoding glutaminyl-tRNA synthetase — MAMETDDNIKLFQSIGLSEQKAKETLKNEKVSNHLKLAITEANKYGIITPEIGILLYHLASKIKNQISDNLPFAAKYIAEKKLDTIQRVDAALSFLLHHIKETIEISNFEKECGIGVVVTPEEIETEVEKVINEHKSEILEKRYRFNIGPLMQHVRNNLKWADGKAVKNEFDVQILVLLGPKVDSDFGLPSTLTKKQSSVKNTEKEKKEPKTVVASSEKTDAQTISELMRTKVHFHKPGENYKTEGYVITPNTHKLLQEHLKITGGKVRTRFPPEPNGILHIGHAKAININFGYAVAHDGTCFLRYDDTNPEKEEEKFFIGIREMVEWLGYKPAKITYSSDNFEQLYEWAIKLIEKGLAYVCHQSSEEIKGFNPPPSPWRNRPISENLQLFQDMKDGLLEEGEATLRMKVTLEEGKQDPVAYRIKYTPHHRTGDQWCIYPTYDFTHCLCDSIEHITHSLCTKEFQSRRSSYYWLCNALDIYCPVQWEYGRLNVSYTVVSKRKIAKLIEQGVVSDWDDPRLFTLTALRRRGFPPEAINNFCAQMGVTGAQAVVDPIVLEACVRDVLNVTAARHMAVLDPLKVTISNFPHENPVKLSVPNFPNEPEKGQHNIIFDEIIYIEASDFQEKATKDFRRLTPNQCVGLKHAGVVLTVQEIERDSSGNIINIIVKQEPASENNKPKAFIHWVSNPVLASIRLYERLFKHKNPEDASEVPNGFLSDINPSSKKEIVGYIDTSLANLAKPSETFQFERIGFFFVDYDTTPGKVVFNRTVTLKEDSKKV; from the exons ATGGCAATGGAAACAGACGATAATATAAAGTTGTTCCAATCGATTGGCTTGAGTGAACAAAAGGCtaaagaaacattaaaaaacgAAAAAGTTTCTAACCATTTGAAACTTGCAATAACCGAG GCCAATAAATATGGAATTATTACTCCAGAAATTGGAATTTTATTGTATCATCTTGCTTCAAAaatcaaaaatcaaatttctgATAATCTACCGTTTGCTGCTAAATACATAGCAGAGAAAAAATTAGATACAATTCAAAGGGTTGATGCAGCATTGAGTTTTCTACTTCATCATATAAAAGAAACAATTGAGATTTCAAATTTTGAGAAAGAATGTGGTATAGGTGTTGTTGTTACCccagaagaaattgaaactgAAGTAGAAAAAGTTATAAATGAACATAAATCAGAAATATTAGAGAAAAG ATATCGTTTTAACATTGGTCCGTTAATGCAGCATGTTCGTAATAACTTAAAATGGGCAGATGGAAAGGCGGTTAAGAACGAATTTGATGTTCAAATTCTTGTACTGTTAGGACCTAAAGTTGATTCAGATTTTGGACTACCTTCTACATTAACGAAAAAACAGTCTTCTGTTAAAAATACAGAGAAGGAAAAGA AAGAACCAAAAACTGTGGTGGCGTCAAGTGAAAAAACAGATGCTCAAACAATAAGTGAGTTAATGAGAACTAAAGTTCATTTTCATAAACCAGGAGAAAATTATAAGACTGAAGGATATGTCATAACTCCAAACACACACAAATTACTGCaagaacatttaaaaataacaGGTGGCAAAGTAAGGACTAGGTTCCCACCAGAGCCTAATGGAATTTTACATATTGGGCATGCGAAGGCAATCAATATTAACTTTGG GTATGCTGTAGCTCATGATGGTACATGTTTCTTACGTTACGATGATACAAATcctgaaaaagaagaagaaaaatttttcattggtatTCGTGAAATGGTAGAATGGCTTGGATATAAACCAGCTAAGATTACATATTCTTCTGACAACTTTGAACAGTTATATGAATGGGCTATTAAACTCATAGAGAAAGGCTTGGCATATGTATGTCATCAATCTAGTGAGGAAATAAAAGGCTTCAATCCTCCTCCAAGTCCATGGCGAAATAGACCAATTTCAGAGAATCTTCAACTGTTCCAA GATATGAAAGATGGTTTACTTGAAGAAGGTGAAGCAACATTGCGTATGAAAGTAACATTAGAAGAAGGAAAACAAGATCCAGTTGCATACAGAATAAAATATACTCCTCATCATAGAACAGGAGATCAGTGGTGCATTTATCCTACTTATGATTTCACTCATTGCTTGTGTGACAGTATTGAACATATTACTCATTCTCTCTGCACAAAGGAGTTTCAATCACGACGATCATCGTATTATTGGCTTTGCAATGCCCTGGATATTTATTGCCCTGTTCAATGGGAATATGGAAGGTTAAATGTGAGCTATACAGTTgtttcgaaaagaaaaattgccaAACTAATTGAACAAGGTGTTGTATCCGACTGGGACGATCCTAg attattTACATTAACAGCTCTTCGCAGGCGAGGCTTTCCTCCTGAAGCAATTAATAACTTCTGCGCACAAATGGGTGTGACTGGTGCTCAAGCAGTCGTCGATCCAATTGTTTTAGAAGCATGCGTTAGAGATGTTTTAAATGTTACTGCAGCTCGGCATATGGCTGTTTTGGAtccactaaaagtgactattagTAATTTTCCACATGAAAATCCTGTGAAATTGTCTGTTCCCAATTTTCCTAACGAACCAGAGAAGGGACAACACAATATTATTTTCGATGAAATTATCTATATTGAAGCATCTGACTTTCAAGAG AAAGCCACGAAAGACTTTCGACGCTTAACTCCGAATCAGTGTGTTGGTTTAAAGCATGCAGGAGTAGTGTTAACAGTCCAAGAGATAGAAAGAGATAGCAGTGGTAACATTATAAACATTATTGTCAAACAAGAACCTGCTTCTGAAaacaataaacctaaagctttTATACATTGGGTATCAAATCCTGTATTGGCATCTATTAGATTGTATGAACGCCT ATTTAAACACAAAAATCCGGAAGATGCAAGTGAAGTACCAAACGGTTTTTTGAGTGATATTAATCCAAGcagtaaaaaagaaattgttggatACATCGATACAAGTTTGGCAAATCTGGCGAAACCTTCGGAGACGTTCCAATTTGAACGCATTGGCTTTTTCTTTGTAGATTATGATACTACACCAGGGAAG GTTGTTTTTAATAGAACCGTAACATTAAAAGAAGATTCGAAAAAGGTGTGA
- the LOC143355267 gene encoding parkin coregulated gene protein homolog produces the protein MVNEKEFWSEIRKDIPRYKKKKPRVVPAFTIQALQENTVVAKPPRCGLYNPQPPKPSTFRKFYERGVFPITLETDSYGPKISWKVKIENLDFHHYLPLFFDGLTETEEPYKFLVEQGITDMLEQGGPKILPVVPQLIIPIKKALNTKMPEIICFTMRSLQKLVRSADCVGEALVPYFRQILPVLNLLKDKNVNLGEGIDYAQQRGENPADMIQETLEMLEIYGGEDAFINIKYMIPTYESCMMNCVMN, from the exons ATGGTAAACGAAAAAGAATTTTGGAGTGAAATTCGAAAAGATATTCCGCGATATAAAAAGAAGAAACCAAGAGTTGTTCCTGCATTTACAATTCAGGCTTTGCAG GAAAATACTGTAGTTGCAAAACCCCCACGATGCGGTTTGTATAATCCGCAGCCACCTAAACCATCCACTTTTCGTAAATTCTATGAACGAGGTGTCTTTCCAATTACGTTAGAAACAGATTCGTATGGACCTAAAATCAGTTGGAaagttaaaattgaaaatttagactTTCATCATTATTTGCCGTTATTTTTCGACGGATTAACGGAAACTGAAGAACCATATAAATTTTTAGTAGAACAAGGAATAACTGATATGCTGGAACAGGGAGGTCCAAAAATTTTACCAGTTGTACCACAATTAATAATTCCTATTAAAA AAGCTTTGAATACAAAAATGCCAGAAATCATTTGTTTTACAATGAGATCACTCCAAAAACTTGTACGTTCAGCAGATTGCGTTGGGGAGGCTTTAGTGCCATATTTTAGACAAATTTTACCAgttcttaatttattaaaagataaaaacg TCAACCTCGGGGAAGGGATTGACTACGCACAGCAAAGAGGAGAAAACCCTGCTGATATGATACAAGAAACACTTGAAATGCTCGAGATATATGGGGGTGAAGATGCTTTTATAAATATCAAGTATATGATCCCTACCTACGAATCTTGCATGATGAACTGTGTGATGAATTAA
- the LOC143355261 gene encoding DNA-directed RNA polymerase III subunit RPC1-like, with translation MVKEQFRETDVARKISHVSFGVDSRHNMERQAHMHVVAKNLYNQDVEHTPVPYGVLDRRMGTCNNTTNCVSCGKTLNECIGHFGYIDLELPVFHVGYFRAIIGILQTICKNCSHVMLSQADKKRFLARALNPNLGYLSRKALRKQILDKAKKTTVCQNCKDLNGTVKKAGLLKIVHEKYKAKKKVDVVVQEKLAEYNNVLKDNKALEGVLQSGLINVLNPLEVQSILEKIPESDIPLLLMNPECALPKDLILTRIPVPPICIRPSVVSDLKAGTTEDHLTMKLSEIVFINDVIQKHRQSGAKVQMYSEDWEFLQLHCALYINSEMSGIPLNMQPKKSGRGLVQRLKGKQGRFRGNLSGKRVDFSSRTVISPDPNLRIEQVGVPIHVAKILTYPEKVNPSNIELMRKLVKNGPDVHPGANFIQQGKTQFKKYLRYGNRHKIAQDLQYGDIVERHLRDDDVVLFNRQPSLHKLSIMAHKAKVLQHRTFRFNECVCTPYNADFDGDEMNLHLPQTEEARAEALVLMGNKSNLVTPRNGELLIAATQDFITGGYLLTQKDMFLNKSQASQLAGCLLAGNDLSMSITLPEPAILKPTRLWTGKQIFSLILKPNNSCNVKANLKTKGRAYTNNEELCINDSYVIIRNSELIAGSMDKSTLGSGSKQNIFYILLRDWGEDIATIAMWRLARMASFFLMNRGFSIGIGDVTPGQGLLKAKHELLNAGYSKCTEYIHQMEEGRLVCQPGCSEEETLESMILKELSVIRDHAGKACLKELHPSNSPLVMALSGSKGSFINISQMIACVGQQAISGKRVPNGFEDRALPHFERHSKIPAAKGFVENSFYSGLTPTEFFFHTMGGREGLVDTAVKTAETGYMQRRLVKSLEDLCLHYDMTVRNSVGDIVQILYGGDALDPTYMEGKDCPVDYKRILDHVRAKSPCKNEKPLDGPSIIKATNELLNSEDYECLSEEFKQELSTFLKSVARKIARLRHNAPLSVPVILQLERLTVSQLVEFIHTCKEKYMRAKIEPGTAVGALAAQSIGEPGTQMTLKTFHFAGVASMNITQGVPRIKEIINANPKISTPIITAALENDADPEYARRVKGRIEKTTLGEVTEYIEEVYLPDDCFLLIKLDVDRIKLLKLEVDVNSIRYSICTSKLRLNPKLVNVRGDSIITVSPSKNKHSLNYALTQLKETIPNIVVKGLPSVSRAVIHNDDSSGKTKYKLFVEGDNMREVMATLGVLGRKTTSNNTLEVFKTLGIEAARATIMTEIKLVMENHGMSIDRRHPMLVADLMTSRGEVLGITRQGLAKMKESVLNLASFEKTSDHLFDAAYYGQKDVICGVSESIIMGIPVPVGTGIFKLLHKADKDEPQKRDLIFDDPQFHKKTKSASKV, from the exons ATGGTAAAGGAACAATTTCGAGAAACAGATGTAGCCCGTAAAAT TTCCCATGTATCCTTCGGAGTGGACAGTCGCCACAACATGGAAAGGCAGGCTCATATGCATGTTGTGGCAAAGAATTTATATAATCAGGATGTCGAACATACTCCAGTCCCTTATGGTGTACTTGATAGAAGAatg GGTACTTGCAATAATACAACAAATTGTGTATCATGCGGCAAAACTCTGAACGAATGTATTGGACACTTTGGTTACATTGATTTGGAATTGCCAGTTTTTCATGTTGGTTATTTTAGAGCAATCATTGGGATTCTGCAAACaatttgtaaa AATTGTTCCCATGTTATGCTATCTCAAGCTGACAAAAAACGTTTCTTAGCGAGAGCTTTAAATCCAAATTTAGGATATTTGTCTCGTAAAGCTTTACGTAAGCAAATATTGGATAAGGCCAAAAAAACTACTGTTTGTCAAAATTGTAAAGACCTTAATGGGACAGTTAAAAAAGCTGGTTTACTTAAAATAGTTCATGAAAAGTATAAAGCAAAAAAGAAAGTAGATGTTGTTGTTCAAGAAAAATTAGCAGAGTATAATAATGTACTTAAGGATAATAAAGCTTTAGAAGGAGTACTTCAAAGTGGATTGATCAACGTCTTAAATCCATTAGAG GTTCAAAGTATCCTGGAAAAGATACCGGAAAGTGACATTCCCTTGCTACTGATGAATCCAGAGTGTGCATTGCCAAAAGATTTAATACTAACAAGAATTCCTGTGCCCCCAATTTGTATTAGACCGAGTGTTGTATCAGATTTGAAAGCAGGTACAACCGAAGATCACCTAACAATGAAATTATCTGAAATAGTTTTTATCAATGATGTTATTCAAAAACATAGACAAAGTGGTGCCAAAGTACAAATGTACAGCGAAGACTGGGAATTTCTTCAGTTACATTGTGCTCTTTATATAAATAGTGAAATGTCTGGTATACCACTTAACATGCAA cCAAAAAAATCTGGAAGGGGATTGGTTCAAAGATTGAAAGGAAAGCAGGGTCGATTTCGTGGTAATTTATCTGGTAAACGTGTTGACTTCTCTAGTCGTACTGTTATTTCACCTGACCCTAATCTTAGAATTGAACAA GTTGGCGTACCTATTCATGTCGCAAAAATTTTAACATACCCAGAAAAAGTAAATCCATCAAATATAGAATTAATGCGAAAATTAGTGAAAAATGGTCCGGATGTACATCCAGGTGCTAATTTTATACAACAAGGAAAAACTCAATTCAAAAAATACTTAAGATATGGTAATCGACACAAAATTGCCCAAGATTTACAG TATGGTGATATCGTCGAAAGGCATCTTAGAGACGACGACGTAGTATTATTTAATCGACAACCATCTTTGCACAAATTAAGTATTATGGCACATAAAGCAAAAGTATTACAACATCGGACATTTAGATTCAATGAATGTGTATGCACTCCGTATAATGCCGATTTTGATGGTGATGAAATGAATTTGCACTTACCACAAACTGAAGAAGCAAGAGCAGAAGCTTTGGTTTTAATGGGG AATAAATCAAATTTAGTTACACCTCGCAATGGAGAATTATTAATAGCAGCAACACAGGACTTTATCACTGGAGGATATCTGCTAACTCAAAAGGATATGTTCTTAAATAAATCTCAAGCAAGTCAATTGGCTGGTTGTCTTCTAGCAGGGAATGATCTCTCTATGTCTATAACTCTACCTGAACCTGCTATCTTAAAGCCGACCAGGTTGTGGACAGGAAAGCAAATTTTTAGTTTGATTTTAAAACCTAATAATTCTTGCAACGTCAAAGCTAATTTAAAGACCAAGGGAAGAGCTTACACTAATAACGAAGAATTATGTATAAACGATTCat ATgtcattattcgaaattcggaattAATCGCTGGGTCTATGGATAAATCAACATTGGGTTCTGGAtcaaaacaaaatatattttacattctTTTGCGTGATTGGGGTGAAGATATCGCAACAATTGCTATGTGGCGATTAGCACGAATGGCTAGTTTCTTTCTTATGAATCGAGGCTTTTCTATTGGTATCGGTGATGTTACACCTGGACAGGGACTTCTTAAAGCTAAGCACGAGCTCCTGAATGCCGG ATACTCTAAATGTACAGAGTATATTCATCAAATGGAAGAAGGACGCCTTGTATGCCAACCTGGATGTTCAGAAGAAGAAACATTGGAGTCAATGATATTAAAGGAACTTTCAGTGATTCGTGATCATGCTGGTAAAGCATGTTTGAAAGAACTTCACCCGAGTAATAGCCCTTTAGTTATGGCCTTATCTGGAAGTAAGGGCAGTTTCATTAATATTTCACAGATGATTG CTTGTGTTGGACAACAAGCTATTAGCGGTAAAAGAGTTCCAAATGGATTCGAAGACAGAGCCTTGCCGCATTTCGAACGACATTCGAAAATCCCTGCAGCTAAAGGTTTcgttgaaaattcattttactcTGGTTTAACGCCAacagaatttttctttcatacAATGGGTGGAAGAGAAGGTCTCGTGGATACGGCAGTTAAAACTGCAGAAACTGGCTACATGCAAAGAAGATTAGTTAAAAGTTTAGAAGATTTGTGCCTTCATTATGACATGACAGTTCGTAATTCGGTGGGAGACATTGTACAAATACTGTACGGCGGAGATGCACTAGATCCTACCTACATGGAAG GAAAAGATTGCCCAGTAGATTATAAAAGAATATTGGACCATGTGAGAGCTAAATCACCGTGCAAGAATGAGAAACCATTAGACGGCCCTAGCATAATAAAAGCTACAAACGAACTACTGAATTCCGAAGACTACGAATGTCTCAGCGAGGAGTTCAAGCAAGAATTATC CACATTTCTTAAAAGTGTAGCGCGTAAAATAGCTCGCCTTCGACATAATGCTCCACTAAGTGTACCTGTAATTTTACAACTCGAGCGACTTACAGTTTCTCAATTAGTAGAATTTATTCACACTTGCAAAGAGAAATATATGAGAGCGAAAATAGAGCCAGGCACTGCCGTCGGTGCACTTGCTGCACAAAGTATTGGAGAACCGGGCACACAAATGACCTTAAAAACTTTCCATTTTGCTGGGGTAGCATCCATGAACATTACTCAGGGTGTACCGCGTATCAAAGAAATCATTAACGCAAATCCCAAGATTAGCACACCCATTATCACAGCAGCTCTA GAAAATGATGCTGATCCAGAATATGCTAGAAGAGTGAAAGGTAGAATCGAAAAAACCACTTTGGGAGAAGTAACAGAATACATTGAGGAAGTATATCTACCGGACGATTGTTTCTTATTAATAAAGTTAGATGTTGATAGAATAAAACTGTTGAAATTGGAAGTAGACGTAAATTCAATTCGTTACTC aATCTGTACATCAAAGTTAAGGCTGAACCCGAAATTAGTAAATGTTAGAGGCGATTCAATAATCACAGTGAGTCCCAGCAAAAATAAACACAGTTTAAATTATGCTCTCACCCAACTGAAAGAGACAATTCCAAACATCGTTGTAAAG GGTTTACCATCAGTTTCTAGAGCCGTTATTCATAATGACGATTCAAGCGGTAAAACGAAATACAAACTGTTCGTTGAAGGAGACAATATGCGTGAAGTCATGGCAACTCTCGGTGTCTTAGGACGAAAAACAACGTCGAATAATACGTTGGAG GTTTTCAAAACTTTGGGAATCGAAGCTGCAAGAGCAACAATAATgacagaaattaaattagtaatGGAGAACCATGGAATGAGTATCGATCGAAGGCATCCAATGCTCGTAGCAGATTTGATGACTAGCAGAGGAGAAGTGTTAGGTATTACTAGACAAGGTTTAGCGAAAATGAAGGAGTCTGTCTTAAATTTAGCTTCG TTCGAAAAAACATCAGATCATCTGTTCGACGCAGCTTATTATGGGCAGAAAGATGTAATCTGTGGCGTGTCTGAATCAATCATAATGGGTATTCCAGTTCCAGTAGGCACAGGAATCTTCAAACTACTTCACAA AGCTGACAAGGATGAACCACAAAAGAGGGATTTGATATTTGATGACCCACAGTTCCACAAGAAAACAAAAAGTGCATCTAAAGTGTAA